A portion of the Acidimicrobiales bacterium genome contains these proteins:
- a CDS encoding DUF368 domain-containing protein has protein sequence MILKVPLQIVRGFVMGAADVVPGVSGGTVALVFGIYTDLVAAVHQGAVALGRFVRLDVKGGMAELRRVDWLFLLPLLAGVGLAVVTLAHLIETLLEEQPVRMSAVFFGLVLASIVVAWGYVRRRDARTLAVLVVVAAVTFALLGLRSGPVADPSLGYVFLAGAVAICAMILPGISGSFLLLMLGVYDSILGAVTDRDLAVAAVFALGCVVGLALFSSLLDWALKHHHDLVMGGLIGLMVGSLRVLWPWPDGTGSTSIGAPDGDWPAVVVLGVVAVAVVLLVARLAGTRDARRSAKKALSR, from the coding sequence GTGATCCTCAAGGTCCCGCTCCAGATCGTACGCGGCTTCGTCATGGGCGCCGCCGATGTCGTCCCCGGCGTCTCCGGCGGGACCGTCGCCCTCGTCTTCGGGATCTACACCGACCTCGTCGCCGCCGTGCACCAGGGCGCGGTCGCCCTCGGACGATTCGTCCGCCTGGACGTCAAGGGCGGCATGGCCGAGCTGCGACGGGTCGACTGGCTGTTCCTCCTGCCGCTGCTGGCCGGGGTGGGCTTGGCCGTGGTCACCCTCGCCCACCTCATCGAGACCCTGCTCGAGGAGCAACCGGTGCGGATGTCGGCGGTGTTCTTCGGGCTGGTCCTCGCCTCGATCGTGGTGGCCTGGGGCTACGTCCGTCGGCGCGACGCCCGGACCCTGGCCGTCCTGGTGGTCGTGGCGGCGGTGACCTTCGCCCTCCTCGGGCTGCGGTCGGGCCCCGTGGCCGACCCCTCGCTCGGGTACGTCTTCCTGGCGGGAGCGGTGGCCATCTGCGCCATGATCCTGCCGGGCATCTCGGGCTCGTTCCTGCTCCTCATGCTCGGCGTCTACGACAGCATCCTCGGCGCCGTCACCGACCGCGACCTGGCCGTGGCGGCGGTCTTCGCCCTCGGGTGCGTCGTCGGCCTGGCTCTGTTCTCCTCGCTCCTGGACTGGGCCCTGAAGCACCACCACGACCTGGTCATGGGTGGACTCATCGGCCTGATGGTCGGCTCGCTCCGCGTCCTGTGGCCCTGGCCCGACGGCACGGGGAGCACCTCGATCGGCGCGCCCGACGGCGACTGGCCGGCCGTCGTGGTGCTCGGGGTCGTCGCTGTCGCCGTGGTGCTGCTGGTGGCCCGCCTGGCCGGGACCCGTGACGCCCGGAGGAGCGCCAAGAAGGCGCTCTCGCGCTAG